Part of the Deltaproteobacteria bacterium genome is shown below.
CAGGTCCGGGTCGGGCCGGTCAGAGGGAGGCTGCATGGAAAAATTCGCCATTTCATTGACCCTTGTTCGGGCTTTTCGGAGTCAACCGCAAAAGGCTCAGATTCAGCTTTAATACATTTACCCTGGGCTCGCCAAGAATTCCGAAGGTGCGGCCCTCCACGGACCCGGCAACGAGCTTTTGCACCGCTTCCCGCGAAAGGCCCCTTTCCCTCGCCACCCGGTCAACCTGAAAAAACGCGGCTGCGGGCGAGATGTGCGGGTCGAGGCCGCTTGCCGATGCGGTGGCAAGATCAACGGGAACCTTGCCGGTGCTTGCCGGGTTTTCGGCGCGCAGCTTCTGTGCTCTTTCCGCCGCCGCCGTTTGAAGGGCAGGGTTCAAAGGCCCAAGATTGGACCCGCCTGAAAGCGCCCCGTTATACGGATGAACAGACGTTGCGGACGGGCGGGGCCGAAACCATCCGGGGCCTTCAAAGGCTTGTCCGATCAGTTCCGAGCCCGCAGCCTTGTTGTTTTCCATTATGATACTCCCGTTTGCCTCAAATGGAAACATTGCCTGGGCCAGGGCCGTAATCAGGGCCGGATATCCCAGTCCCAAAAGAAGGGTGAAGGCCAAAAGGAGCGTGAGAGCCGGACGGAATGCTGGTTGGGTTTTCATTTCACCCCCATTAGGCTCAAAAGGATGTCGGTTATCTTTATCAGCGGGAAGGGGAAAAGGAGTCCCCCAAGACCGTAAA
Proteins encoded:
- the kdpC gene encoding potassium-transporting ATPase subunit KdpC, translated to MKTQPAFRPALTLLLAFTLLLGLGYPALITALAQAMFPFEANGSIIMENNKAAGSELIGQAFEGPGWFRPRPSATSVHPYNGALSGGSNLGPLNPALQTAAAERAQKLRAENPASTGKVPVDLATASASGLDPHISPAAAFFQVDRVARERGLSREAVQKLVAGSVEGRTFGILGEPRVNVLKLNLSLLRLTPKSPNKGQ